In the genome of Primulina eburnea isolate SZY01 chromosome 13, ASM2296580v1, whole genome shotgun sequence, the window AATATCGGGAAAgatgagagaaatatttgataATGTACGTGTATCTGGTCTTCCATTACCTAAAAGCTATGTTTCTGATTGACATTAGTGCACATCATGATAAGCCATGACAGAGGGATGGATCTTCGTTGCATAGTCAATGTACAAGATACGAAGATTGGAGGATGTTTATAACATTCGCTGTTTTAAATATGAACAACTAGCTCACCACTAGAACCTTTTGGCTTTTGCCTGATTGTGGGAGAGGGCGGCTTCTGCCAACCCCCTGATATAGTTGCCAAAGAGTTTATCAATGAACTTTGGAGCATCTTGTTTCACGCCATTAAGATTTCAGACCCTGGAATCAGTTCTTTGACTACGATTGTATTGACCTACTACTTTCTCGGTTCAGTTGGAGCTGAGTGTGATGATGATAGAATCAACTTGCTATTGTCTGAGGTCGAGGGCAAAGATATCACTGAATTGATTGCTGCCGGAAGGGAAAAGTTGTCTTCAGTGCCTGCAGGTGGGGGGGGTGCAGTTGCAGTTGCTGCTCCTGCTGCTTCTGCTGGTGGTGGTGCTGCACCTGCTGCGGCTGCTGAAACCAAGAAAGAAGAGAAAGTAGAAGAGAAAGAGGAGTCAGATGATGTAAATATTTGGACATGACCATATTAAGCCTTATTTATTATGCAAGATTTGGACAAATTTTACTTGTCTCTCAACTGATATTTTGTTTGATTGCAGGATATGGGCTTCAGTCTCTTTGACTGAGAGGGTGTGACAATGGCTTTTTGCCTGAAACAGCAATCTTCGGaatcttgttcttcaatttccGGTATAAGGGAACGTTTGTGTAATTTTGCTGTCTAAATGAGTCGCCGACAAAATCCATCAGAACTTTAGTAATTCAACATGAATTTACATGTCAGTGTCGTTTCCTTATTTTATCTGACTTTTGTGTTATGCTTTTGCAAACATGTTCTCATATTGATTATCCGCATGAAGGTGTCATGAAATTGTTGTTTAAATATTGAAGTATCCCGTTTACATACGTCTGAGTTGCACCCCgcgaaaaaatttattttaacgaCTCAATGAGAAGATGATTGTCAGCTGCAATAAAGAACAtggaaaagtaaaaaaaaaattggaggctgacgcatttattttaaaaatgtttagTGTTTTATAATGGAATAGTTTTGTAAATTTATGTGTCTTaaaaaatatgttagttgaaaGATGTTTTTGACaattagaatttttttaaaaaaatttaatatacaaatatttttgtttaataattgtttaaatatatatttatttttaaaacaattttaaaaagatTTTGTAAAAACCGTTTTTATAAAAACATTTTGTAAATATTCGATTGAAATCATATTGTTTTATGAGTAGGTCTTTTTTATACGatttcatgaatctttatctgtgagaccggtcaattttaccgatattcacaataaaaattagtgctcttaaaataaaaaataatatttttttatggataacttaaataaaatatatgtctaacaaaatacgattcatgagatcatctcaacaagtttttgccttcgtCTTCTGAATAGCATCAAAGTCTTGGGGTTTAGAATTTGGGACGAGCCGAATATGTGTTCTCTGTAGCAACACTTGAAGAAAGAGCCCAAAACTCGGAGAACCAGCCAGTGAACGATGCAACAGACCGTCGAATTAATGCGTAAGCATCGTGTAGGCCATGGCTCCTTATCCCTTATTAAATGCGTCATAAATTATGCCCCAACAAGAACGAATAGATTAAGAAAAATGCAGCAAATTTTCTTTCGTccaaaaaaatcaggaaaaacatGTTACT includes:
- the LOC140809286 gene encoding large ribosomal subunit protein P2-like; this translates as MKILAAYLLALLGGNANPSAKDLKKILNSVGAECDDDRINLLLSEVEGKDITELIAAGREKLSSVPAGGGGAVAVAAPAASAGGGAAPAAAAETKKEEKVEEKEESDDDMGFSLFD